One Micromonospora eburnea genomic region harbors:
- a CDS encoding multicopper oxidase family protein has protein sequence MGVAGASVALYAYLPGGGTQALAQIPGGTLDPTTVPKFVTPLLIPPAMPRADVICSRGEQIDYYEISVRQFQEQILPAGLPATTVWGYGPVGGGKKHGRKQADLHHAPSLTIEARYDRPVRVKWINELVDQCGNFLPHLLPVDPTLHWANPPQGTDPAVNGSGPRDSRPEFTSTPGPYTGPVPLVTHVHGAVGVGDESDGYTEAWYLPDADDIPAGFATVGTWYNFFKGKAAAKFDVTWRPGLAIFQYPNTDRASTNWYHDHTLGLTRLNVYAGPAGFYLLRGGPAGDDAVRDSRTGRRAVLPGPAPQENDPPNRRYREIPLAIQDRSFNADGSLFYPDSRAFSDGIVGPYIPDGPFSPIWNPEFFGNTIMVNGNTWPFLEVEQRRYRFRALNGCDARFLILDFNQIPGVEVWAIGNEGGFLAAPVNLTATNGNQLLMSPAERADLIVDFTNVPVGNHVLRNAGPDGPFPSAAVADPATTGQIMQVQVVPRVGPDHTTPPEFLQLPGITPLPAETLTRGLALVEQAATGFDASGDPVEGPVEVLLGTVAPDPNTGALVWTARGWAEPVTENPATGATEVWELYNTTVDAHPIHIHEVKFEVVNRQDIIADPATQTVQVVGSTQPPRSWETGFKDTVVALPGQVTRVKARFSTPGQFVWHCHIVEHEDNEMMRPYRIGPRQPGQPE, from the coding sequence GTGGGCGTTGCGGGAGCCAGTGTGGCGCTCTACGCCTACCTGCCGGGTGGCGGCACCCAAGCGCTGGCCCAGATTCCTGGGGGCACGCTTGACCCGACCACGGTGCCGAAGTTCGTTACACCGCTGCTCATCCCGCCGGCGATGCCACGGGCGGATGTCATCTGTTCGCGCGGCGAGCAGATCGACTACTACGAGATCTCGGTCCGCCAGTTCCAGGAGCAGATCCTGCCGGCGGGACTGCCGGCTACCACGGTGTGGGGATACGGCCCCGTTGGCGGGGGGAAGAAGCACGGACGCAAGCAGGCCGACCTCCATCACGCGCCGTCGCTGACCATCGAGGCGCGATACGACCGACCGGTCCGAGTCAAGTGGATCAACGAGCTGGTCGACCAGTGCGGCAACTTCCTGCCGCACCTGTTGCCGGTCGACCCGACCCTGCACTGGGCCAACCCGCCGCAAGGGACGGATCCCGCGGTAAACGGGTCGGGCCCGCGGGATTCGCGGCCCGAGTTCACCTCGACGCCGGGGCCGTACACGGGCCCGGTACCCCTGGTGACCCACGTGCACGGTGCGGTCGGGGTGGGCGACGAGAGCGACGGGTACACCGAAGCGTGGTACCTGCCCGACGCGGACGACATTCCGGCCGGCTTCGCCACTGTGGGCACCTGGTACAACTTCTTCAAGGGCAAGGCGGCGGCGAAGTTCGACGTGACCTGGAGGCCCGGGCTCGCCATCTTCCAGTACCCCAACACGGACCGCGCCTCGACCAACTGGTACCACGACCACACGCTGGGCCTGACCCGGCTCAACGTGTACGCCGGCCCGGCGGGCTTCTACCTCCTCCGCGGCGGCCCGGCCGGCGACGACGCGGTACGCGACAGCCGCACCGGTCGCCGGGCGGTCCTGCCAGGGCCGGCGCCGCAGGAGAACGATCCGCCGAACAGGCGCTACCGCGAGATCCCACTTGCGATCCAGGACCGGTCGTTCAACGCCGACGGGTCGCTGTTCTACCCCGACAGCCGCGCGTTCTCCGACGGCATCGTGGGCCCCTACATCCCGGACGGGCCGTTCTCGCCGATCTGGAACCCGGAGTTCTTCGGCAACACCATCATGGTCAACGGCAACACCTGGCCATTCCTGGAGGTCGAGCAGCGCCGCTACCGCTTCCGGGCCCTCAACGGCTGCGACGCGCGCTTCCTCATTCTCGACTTCAACCAGATCCCGGGCGTCGAGGTGTGGGCGATCGGAAACGAGGGCGGCTTCCTCGCCGCCCCGGTGAACCTCACCGCGACCAACGGGAACCAGCTGCTGATGAGCCCGGCCGAGCGGGCTGACCTCATCGTCGACTTCACCAACGTGCCGGTCGGGAACCATGTGCTGCGCAACGCCGGCCCCGACGGGCCGTTCCCGAGCGCCGCCGTCGCCGACCCGGCCACGACGGGCCAGATCATGCAGGTCCAGGTCGTGCCGCGAGTGGGGCCGGACCACACCACGCCACCGGAGTTCCTCCAGTTGCCGGGCATCACCCCGCTGCCGGCGGAGACGCTTACCCGGGGGCTGGCGCTCGTCGAGCAGGCGGCCACGGGATTCGACGCGAGCGGCGATCCCGTCGAGGGGCCGGTGGAGGTGCTCCTCGGCACCGTAGCCCCCGATCCGAACACCGGCGCCCTGGTGTGGACCGCGAGAGGATGGGCGGAACCGGTCACCGAGAACCCAGCGACCGGCGCCACCGAGGTGTGGGAGCTCTACAACACCACCGTTGACGCTCACCCGATCCACATTCACGAGGTGAAGTTCGAGGTGGTGAACCGCCAGGACATCATCGCGGACCCGGCCACCCAGACGGTTCAGGTCGTGGGTTCGACGCAACCCCCGCGGTCGTGGGAGACCGGCTTCAAGGACACCGTTGTGGCGCTCCCGGGCCAGGTGACGCGGGTGAAGGCACGGTTCAGCACCCCCGGCCAGTTCGTCTGGCACTGCCACATCGTGGAGCACGAGGACAACGAGATGATGCGGCCCTACCGCATCGGCCCGAGACAGCCCGGCCAGCCGGAATGA
- the hrpA gene encoding ATP-dependent RNA helicase HrpA — MQNPAVPAAAETARDLHRRLSPLMFRDQRRLQRRLDGVRKLRNPQRRDAALAEIAAEVARAEARLVARRAAVPVVTYPAQLPVSERKDDIAAAIRDHQVVIVAGETGSGKTTQLPKICLELGRGITGLIGHTQPRRLAARTVADRIAEELGTELGDVVGYKVRFTDQVSENSLVKLMTDGILLAELQTDRMLRQYDTLIIDEAHERSLNIDFILGYLKQLLPRRPDLKVVITSATIETDRFAKHFADAEGNPAPIVEVSGRTYPVEVRYRPLVEVTEGEDEDEADEENVRDQIQAIGDAVEELAAEGPGDILVFLSGEREIRDTAEALGKLVQKKRSLLGTEILPLYARLSTAEQHRVFAPHAGRRVVLATNVAETSLTVPGIKYVVDPGTARISRYSSRLKVQRLPIEPVSQASANQRKGRCGRTSDGICIRLYDEQDFSSRPEFTDPEILRTNLASVILQMTSIGLGDIAAFPFIDPPDRRNITDGVNLLHELGALDPAETDPAKRLTALGRRLAQLPVDPRLARMVLEGERNGCATEVIVIAAALSIQDPRERPAEKQAQADQAHARFADKESDFVAYLNLWRYLREQQRALSSSAFRRMCKAEYLNYLRVREWQDIVSQLRQVLRTGEKGDGRRGAGADLPEEIDTPKVHQSLLPGLLSHLGLKDAQKHEYLGARGAKFAVFPGSALFKKPPRWVMAAELVETSRLWGRVAGRIEPEWVEPLAQHLVKRSYSEPHWEKKQAAVMAYEKVTLYGIPIVTSRKVNFGRIDPPLSRELFIRHALVEGDWQTHHQFWRDNQRLLAEVEELENRARRRDILVDDETIFHFYDQRIPADVVSGRHFDTWWKKVRRERPDLLTFTRDLLVNTGRGGVDEADYPDEWRADGVTLPLTYTFDPGTATDGVTVDIPLPLLNQVPAESFDWQVPGLREELVIALIRSLPKALRRNFVPVPDYARAALAAITPGEEPLLDALARQLRRMTGVTVPPQSWDLDKLPPHLRVTFRVLGDDDKPVAEGKDLPALQRQLRQEVRQVVAAAAPDVARTGLTEWSIGDLPRTIEQVRAGYAVTAYPALVDEGTTVGVKVFDSPAEQEAAHWAGTRRLLRLTLPSPAKFLQGRLSNEAKLALSRNPHGGVQALIEDATGAAIDRLTADAGGPAWDAEGFAALRDKVRADLVDTVVEVMGRVRQVLAAAYAVEQRLGATRNLAVVAALADIRNQLGGLVHKGFITEAGYARLPDLLRYLTAIERRLDRLPGNPQRDKQQQDRIAVVQREYQDMLNALPPARRQSAAVRQIRWMIEELRVNIFAQALGTPYPVSEQRIYRAMDEAEGR, encoded by the coding sequence ATGCAGAATCCAGCCGTACCCGCCGCCGCCGAGACCGCCCGCGACCTGCACCGCCGCCTCTCCCCCCTGATGTTCCGCGACCAGCGCCGGCTCCAGCGCCGGCTGGACGGGGTCCGGAAGCTGCGCAACCCGCAGCGGCGCGACGCGGCGCTGGCCGAGATCGCGGCCGAGGTGGCGCGGGCCGAGGCCCGACTGGTCGCCCGGCGAGCCGCCGTGCCGGTGGTCACCTACCCGGCCCAGTTGCCGGTCAGCGAGCGCAAGGACGACATCGCCGCCGCCATCCGCGACCACCAGGTGGTGATCGTGGCCGGCGAGACCGGCTCCGGCAAGACCACCCAGCTACCCAAGATCTGCCTGGAGCTGGGGCGCGGGATCACCGGGCTGATCGGGCACACCCAGCCCCGCCGGCTCGCCGCCCGGACCGTCGCCGACCGGATCGCCGAGGAACTGGGCACCGAGCTGGGCGACGTGGTCGGCTACAAGGTGCGCTTCACCGATCAGGTCAGCGAGAACAGCCTGGTCAAGCTGATGACCGACGGCATCCTGCTGGCCGAGTTGCAGACCGACCGGATGCTGCGCCAGTACGACACGTTGATCATCGACGAGGCGCACGAGCGCAGCCTCAACATCGACTTCATTCTGGGCTACCTCAAGCAGCTCCTTCCCCGCCGCCCCGACCTCAAGGTGGTCATCACCTCGGCGACCATCGAGACCGACCGGTTCGCCAAGCACTTCGCCGACGCCGAGGGCAACCCGGCGCCGATCGTCGAGGTGTCCGGCCGGACCTACCCGGTCGAGGTGCGGTACCGGCCGCTGGTCGAGGTCACCGAGGGCGAGGATGAGGACGAGGCCGACGAGGAGAACGTCCGCGACCAGATCCAGGCCATCGGCGACGCGGTCGAGGAACTGGCCGCCGAGGGGCCCGGCGACATCCTGGTCTTCCTCAGCGGCGAGCGGGAGATCCGGGACACCGCGGAGGCGCTCGGCAAGCTGGTGCAGAAGAAGCGGTCCCTGCTCGGCACCGAGATCCTCCCGCTGTACGCCCGCCTGTCCACCGCCGAGCAGCACCGGGTCTTCGCCCCGCACGCCGGGCGCCGGGTGGTGCTCGCCACCAACGTCGCGGAGACCTCGCTGACCGTGCCCGGCATCAAGTACGTGGTGGACCCGGGCACCGCCCGGATCTCCCGCTACTCCAGCCGGCTCAAGGTGCAGCGGCTGCCGATCGAGCCGGTGTCGCAGGCGTCGGCCAACCAGCGCAAGGGGCGCTGCGGGCGTACCTCGGACGGCATCTGCATCCGCCTCTACGACGAGCAGGACTTCTCCTCCCGTCCCGAGTTCACCGATCCGGAGATCCTGCGCACCAACCTCGCCTCGGTCATCCTCCAGATGACCTCGATCGGGCTCGGCGACATCGCCGCGTTCCCGTTCATCGACCCGCCGGACCGGCGCAACATCACCGACGGCGTGAACCTGCTGCACGAGTTGGGCGCGCTCGACCCGGCCGAGACCGACCCGGCGAAGCGGCTCACCGCGCTGGGCCGGCGGCTGGCCCAGCTCCCGGTCGACCCGCGGTTGGCCCGGATGGTCCTGGAGGGCGAGCGCAACGGCTGCGCCACCGAGGTGATCGTGATCGCCGCCGCGCTCTCCATCCAGGATCCGCGCGAGCGGCCGGCGGAGAAGCAGGCCCAGGCCGACCAGGCGCACGCCCGGTTCGCCGACAAGGAGTCGGACTTCGTCGCGTACCTCAACCTGTGGCGGTATCTGCGTGAGCAGCAGCGGGCCCTGTCGTCCAGCGCGTTCCGGCGGATGTGCAAGGCGGAATACCTGAACTACCTGCGGGTCCGCGAGTGGCAGGACATCGTCAGCCAGCTGCGTCAGGTGCTGCGTACCGGAGAAAAGGGGGACGGGCGCCGCGGGGCCGGCGCGGACCTGCCGGAGGAGATCGACACCCCGAAGGTGCACCAGTCGCTGCTGCCCGGCCTGCTCTCCCACCTCGGGCTCAAGGACGCCCAGAAGCACGAGTACCTGGGGGCGCGCGGGGCGAAGTTCGCGGTCTTCCCCGGCTCGGCGCTATTCAAGAAGCCGCCGCGCTGGGTGATGGCCGCCGAGCTGGTGGAGACCTCCCGGCTCTGGGGCCGGGTCGCCGGCCGGATCGAGCCCGAGTGGGTCGAACCGCTCGCCCAGCACCTGGTCAAACGCAGCTACAGCGAGCCGCACTGGGAGAAGAAGCAGGCCGCGGTGATGGCGTACGAGAAGGTCACCCTGTACGGCATCCCGATCGTCACCTCCCGCAAGGTCAACTTCGGGCGGATCGACCCGCCGTTGTCCCGTGAGCTGTTCATCCGGCACGCCCTGGTCGAGGGCGACTGGCAGACCCACCACCAGTTCTGGCGGGACAACCAACGGCTCCTCGCCGAGGTGGAGGAGTTGGAGAACCGGGCCCGGCGGCGGGACATCCTGGTCGACGACGAGACGATCTTCCACTTCTACGACCAGCGGATCCCCGCCGACGTGGTCTCCGGGCGGCACTTCGACACCTGGTGGAAGAAGGTCCGCCGGGAGCGGCCCGACCTGCTCACCTTCACCCGCGATCTGCTCGTGAACACCGGTCGCGGCGGGGTGGACGAGGCCGACTACCCGGACGAGTGGCGGGCCGACGGGGTGACCCTTCCGCTGACCTACACCTTCGACCCGGGCACCGCGACCGACGGGGTCACCGTGGACATCCCGCTGCCGCTGCTCAACCAGGTGCCGGCGGAGAGCTTCGACTGGCAGGTGCCCGGGCTGCGCGAGGAACTGGTCATCGCGCTGATCCGGTCGCTGCCCAAGGCGTTGCGGCGCAACTTCGTCCCGGTGCCCGACTACGCCCGGGCGGCGCTGGCGGCGATCACCCCCGGCGAGGAGCCGCTGCTCGACGCGCTCGCCCGGCAGCTGCGCCGGATGACCGGGGTGACCGTGCCGCCGCAGTCCTGGGACCTGGACAAGCTGCCGCCACACCTGCGGGTCACCTTCCGGGTGCTCGGCGACGACGACAAACCGGTCGCCGAGGGCAAGGACCTGCCGGCCCTGCAACGCCAACTCCGCCAGGAGGTACGCCAGGTCGTCGCCGCCGCCGCGCCGGACGTGGCCCGGACCGGGCTCACCGAGTGGAGCATCGGCGATCTTCCTCGCACCATCGAGCAGGTCCGCGCCGGGTACGCGGTGACCGCGTACCCGGCCCTGGTCGACGAGGGCACCACGGTCGGGGTGAAGGTGTTCGACTCCCCGGCCGAGCAGGAGGCCGCGCACTGGGCGGGCACCCGGCGGCTGCTCCGGCTGACCCTGCCGTCCCCGGCGAAGTTCCTCCAGGGTCGCCTCTCCAACGAGGCCAAGCTGGCGCTGTCCCGCAACCCGCACGGCGGGGTGCAGGCGTTGATCGAGGACGCCACCGGCGCGGCGATCGACCGGCTGACCGCCGACGCCGGCGGCCCGGCCTGGGACGCCGAGGGTTTCGCCGCGCTGCGCGACAAGGTACGCGCCGACCTGGTCGACACCGTGGTCGAGGTGATGGGCCGGGTCCGCCAGGTGCTCGCGGCCGCGTACGCGGTGGAGCAGCGGCTCGGTGCGACGAGGAACCTCGCCGTGGTGGCCGCCCTGGCCGACATCCGCAACCAGCTCGGCGGCCTGGTGCACAAGGGCTTCATCACCGAGGCCGGGTACGCCCGCCTGCCCGACCTGCTGCGCTACCTCACCGCGATCGAGCGCCGGCTGGACCGGCTGCCCGGCAATCCGCAGCGGGACAAGCAGCAGCAGGATCGGATCGCCGTGGTGCAGCGGGAGTACCAGGACATGCTGAACGCCCTGCCGCCGGCGAGACGGCAGTCGGCGGCGGTACGGCAGATCCGCTGGATGATCGAGGAGCTGCGGGTGAACATCTTCGCCCAGGCGCTCGGCACCCCGTACCCGGTCTCCGAGCAGCGCATCTACCGGGCGATGGACGAGGCCGAGGGGCGCTGA
- a CDS encoding cytidine deaminase family protein: protein MRDTDRALVQAATAVAKLRCRSDNHSVAAAARTTDGRVFTGVNVYHFTGGPCAEVVAIGAAATQGAGELETIVAVGDRGRGVIPPCGRCRQVLLDYFPSIKVIVGPMDALRAVPVADLLPETYVWSDHQVEVPAAPRTGVWPLPVVPGSRQAAED, encoded by the coding sequence ATGCGGGACACCGACCGGGCGCTGGTGCAGGCCGCCACGGCCGTCGCCAAGCTGCGCTGCCGAAGCGACAACCACAGCGTCGCCGCCGCCGCGCGGACCACCGACGGCCGGGTCTTCACCGGCGTGAACGTCTACCACTTCACCGGGGGCCCGTGCGCCGAGGTGGTGGCCATCGGCGCCGCCGCCACCCAGGGCGCCGGTGAGCTGGAGACCATCGTCGCGGTGGGCGACCGCGGCCGGGGTGTCATTCCGCCGTGCGGTCGATGCCGGCAGGTGCTCCTCGACTACTTTCCGTCGATCAAGGTGATCGTCGGTCCGATGGACGCGCTGCGCGCGGTCCCGGTCGCCGACCTGCTGCCCGAGACGTACGTCTGGTCGGACCACCAGGTGGAGGTGCCGGCCGCGCCGCGAACCGGGGTGTGGCCGCTGCCGGTGGTGCCGGGCAGCCGCCAGGCCGCGGAGGACTAG
- a CDS encoding YciI family protein produces the protein MRFDQHTVVLLVRPDDPPELPQDAVDRLQDAHLAHQAGLVEQGALLAAGPFLGGDDERIHGLAVLSVDPQMAREIYANDPAVRAGRLVARVMSWMVPEGVLRFEQVPVPTSMLEVASGD, from the coding sequence ATGCGATTCGACCAGCACACCGTGGTCCTCCTGGTGCGTCCCGACGACCCGCCCGAGCTGCCCCAGGACGCGGTCGACCGGTTGCAGGACGCGCACCTGGCCCACCAGGCGGGGCTGGTGGAGCAGGGGGCGCTGCTGGCCGCCGGCCCGTTCCTCGGCGGCGACGACGAGCGGATCCACGGTCTCGCCGTGCTCTCGGTGGACCCACAGATGGCCCGCGAGATCTACGCCAACGATCCCGCGGTGCGCGCCGGGCGGCTGGTCGCCCGGGTGATGAGCTGGATGGTGCCGGAGGGCGTGCTCCGCTTCGAGCAGGTCCCGGTGCCCACGTCCATGCTGGAGGTGGCGTCCGGGGACTGA
- a CDS encoding MerR family transcriptional regulator: MNGERLYSIGDLARRTGMTVKTIRFYSDQGIVPPTDRSPTGQRRYDLDAAARLDLVRTLRDLGLDLATIRGIVDREISLPEVAAAHAEALAAQIRVLRLRRAVLTAVARRGSTPEEMRLVHQLAKLSDAERRRLIDEFLDAAFTGLPADPAFAGIRRTLTPELPDDADAEQVEAWVELAELAQDPGFRASLRRLAEQHAADRAGTPAVRRDAVAVAREQVGPALAAGVDPTSRRADPVVAAITDRYARLCGRPDDTDLRRRLLDRLKSANDPRRERYLHLLSVINGWSATENLAPILDWSIRALRARTPG; this comes from the coding sequence ATGAACGGCGAGCGGCTCTACTCGATCGGCGACCTGGCCCGACGGACCGGGATGACGGTCAAGACCATCCGCTTCTACTCCGACCAGGGGATCGTGCCGCCCACCGACCGCAGCCCCACCGGCCAGCGCCGCTACGACCTGGACGCCGCCGCCCGGCTCGACCTCGTACGCACGCTGCGCGACCTCGGACTGGACCTGGCCACGATCCGCGGCATCGTGGACCGGGAGATCTCCCTGCCCGAGGTCGCCGCGGCGCACGCCGAGGCGCTGGCGGCCCAGATCCGGGTGCTGCGGCTGCGGCGCGCGGTGCTGACCGCGGTCGCCCGGCGCGGGTCCACACCAGAGGAGATGAGGCTCGTGCACCAGCTGGCGAAGCTCTCCGACGCCGAGCGCCGGCGACTGATCGACGAGTTCCTGGACGCCGCCTTCACCGGCCTGCCGGCCGACCCCGCGTTCGCCGGGATCAGGCGCACCCTGACCCCGGAACTCCCCGACGACGCCGACGCCGAACAGGTCGAGGCCTGGGTGGAGTTGGCCGAACTCGCCCAGGACCCGGGTTTTCGGGCCAGCCTGCGGCGGCTGGCGGAGCAGCACGCGGCGGACCGGGCCGGCACGCCGGCCGTACGCCGGGACGCGGTCGCGGTCGCCCGGGAGCAGGTCGGGCCGGCCCTGGCCGCCGGCGTCGATCCGACCTCGCGCCGAGCCGATCCGGTCGTCGCCGCGATCACGGACCGGTACGCGCGGCTCTGCGGCCGCCCCGACGACACCGACCTCCGGCGACGGCTGCTGGACCGGCTGAAATCCGCGAACGATCCTCGTCGCGAGCGATACCTGCACCTGCTCTCGGTGATCAACGGCTGGTCGGCGACCGAGAACCTGGCCCCGATCCTCGACTGGTCGATCCGCGCCCTGCGGGCCCGAACCCCGGGGTGA
- a CDS encoding FecCD family ABC transporter permease: MTSVAVRPARAGTPTRRGVGRRLAVTLAAALLLTVALAASLALGSRPLPVEAVWAALTAPDGGEASTIVRELRLPRTALGLVVGLALALAGVLFQAVTRNPLAEPRILGVSAGASVGVVLAIAVFGVGTLTGYVWFGVGGALLAGLLVFAVANRTREGASPVTLALVGAALDASLGAVVYALLSIDARTFEEYRFWVVGGLTGRDVGVAGQVLPFVLAGVALAALVARGLDALALGDDVARGLGHRIALVRLGAGAAGVLLTGAAVAAAGPIAFVGLAVPHLARALVGADHRWTLLVAGLLGPALLLTADIVGRLVAPPGEIPAGIVTALLGAPLLAYLVRRARVVTT; the protein is encoded by the coding sequence GTGACCAGCGTCGCCGTCCGGCCCGCCCGGGCCGGCACCCCCACCCGCCGAGGCGTCGGCCGCCGCCTCGCGGTCACCCTGGCGGCGGCGCTCCTGCTCACCGTCGCGCTGGCCGCCAGCCTGGCGCTCGGCAGCCGGCCGCTGCCCGTCGAGGCGGTGTGGGCCGCGCTCACCGCCCCGGACGGCGGGGAGGCCAGCACGATCGTCCGGGAACTGCGGCTGCCGCGTACCGCCCTGGGGTTGGTCGTCGGGCTCGCCCTGGCCCTCGCCGGCGTGCTCTTCCAGGCCGTCACCCGCAACCCCCTCGCCGAGCCGCGCATCCTCGGCGTCAGCGCCGGCGCGTCCGTCGGCGTGGTGCTGGCCATCGCCGTCTTCGGCGTCGGCACCCTCACCGGGTACGTCTGGTTCGGCGTCGGCGGCGCACTCCTCGCCGGCCTGCTGGTCTTCGCCGTCGCCAACCGCACCCGCGAGGGCGCCAGCCCGGTCACCCTCGCGCTGGTCGGCGCGGCCCTCGACGCCAGTCTCGGCGCCGTCGTGTACGCGCTGCTCAGCATCGACGCCCGCACCTTCGAGGAGTACCGATTCTGGGTGGTCGGCGGCCTGACCGGCCGGGACGTCGGCGTCGCCGGGCAGGTGCTCCCGTTCGTCCTCGCCGGCGTCGCGCTCGCCGCCCTGGTCGCCCGAGGGCTGGACGCGCTCGCGCTCGGCGACGACGTCGCCCGCGGCCTGGGGCACCGGATCGCGCTGGTCCGCCTCGGCGCCGGGGCGGCCGGCGTGCTGCTCACCGGCGCCGCGGTCGCCGCCGCCGGGCCGATCGCCTTCGTCGGGCTGGCGGTGCCGCACCTGGCCCGGGCACTGGTCGGCGCCGACCACCGGTGGACCCTGCTGGTCGCCGGACTGCTCGGCCCGGCCCTGCTGCTCACCGCCGACATCGTCGGCCGACTCGTCGCGCCGCCCGGCGAGATCCCGGCCGGCATCGTCACCGCGCTGCTCGGCGCGCCGCTGCTCGCCTACCTGGTCCGCCGCGCCCGGGTGGTGACCACGTGA
- a CDS encoding FecCD family ABC transporter permease, which translates to MSGPSLALPGRSLLRVGPVTVQVRRRPVLVAATLFLLLAGAVVVSLSLGTPYVAPGDVLRSLSGAGTPYDLVVLHLRLPRAVLAALAGAAFGVAGTLIQSVARNPLASPDVIGVTQGAGLAATVALTGGAAAILVAPAALLGGLVAAVAVFALGARHGLAAQRFVLAGVAVAFAFRALTEVVMLTADPIDGLRAQVWLIGTLAGKGWTEAAWIGATLAVLLPVLAWAGWALHSTALDDDTARGVGLRPVARRVGLAATGVLIAATVTAQVGAVDFVALVAPQVARRLVRGERPPLLCAALLGALLLVLADLGGRRLFAPTQLPAGVLTAAIGGPYLMFLLLRTRGRRS; encoded by the coding sequence GTGAGCGGGCCGAGTCTCGCCCTGCCCGGGCGGTCACTGCTGCGGGTCGGGCCGGTCACCGTACAGGTCCGCCGTCGCCCGGTGCTCGTCGCCGCCACCCTGTTCCTGCTGCTCGCCGGTGCCGTCGTGGTCAGCCTCTCGCTCGGCACCCCGTACGTCGCACCCGGTGACGTGCTGCGCTCGCTCTCCGGGGCCGGCACCCCGTACGACCTGGTGGTGCTGCACCTGCGACTGCCCCGCGCGGTGCTCGCGGCGCTGGCCGGGGCCGCGTTCGGCGTGGCCGGCACCCTGATCCAGAGCGTCGCCCGCAACCCGCTGGCCAGCCCCGACGTCATCGGTGTCACCCAGGGCGCCGGGCTGGCCGCGACGGTGGCCCTCACCGGCGGCGCCGCCGCGATCCTGGTCGCGCCGGCCGCGCTGCTCGGCGGCCTGGTCGCGGCGGTCGCGGTGTTCGCCCTCGGGGCCCGGCACGGGCTGGCGGCGCAACGTTTCGTCCTCGCCGGGGTGGCGGTGGCGTTCGCGTTCCGCGCGCTCACCGAGGTGGTGATGCTCACCGCCGACCCGATCGACGGGCTGCGCGCCCAGGTCTGGCTGATCGGCACCCTCGCCGGCAAGGGCTGGACCGAGGCCGCCTGGATCGGGGCCACCCTCGCCGTGCTGCTGCCGGTGCTCGCCTGGGCCGGTTGGGCGCTGCACAGCACCGCGCTGGACGACGACACCGCCCGCGGCGTCGGGCTGCGTCCGGTGGCCCGCCGGGTCGGGCTGGCCGCCACCGGTGTGCTGATCGCGGCCACCGTCACCGCCCAGGTCGGCGCGGTGGACTTCGTCGCCCTGGTCGCCCCGCAGGTGGCCCGCCGGCTGGTCCGGGGGGAGCGGCCACCGCTGCTCTGCGCCGCGCTGCTCGGGGCACTGCTGCTGGTGCTCGCCGACCTCGGCGGTCGCCGCCTGTTCGCGCCCACCCAACTCCCCGCCGGGGTGCTCACCGCCGCCATCGGGGGGCCGTACCTGATGTTCCTGTTGCTGCGTACCCGAGGGAGGCGGTCGTGA
- a CDS encoding ABC transporter ATP-binding protein — MLSTRDLVVGYDGRTVLDGLDLDLPADAFTVIVGPNACGKSTLLRTMARLLAPRRGAVLLDGTAIRDLPTREVARRLGVLPQSPLVPEGITVADLVGRGRQPYQRWWRQWSPDDSRAVERAMALADVAGLADRAVDTLSGGQRQRVWIAMTLAQDTEALLLDEPTTFLDLAHQVEVLDLLHRLRAERGRTVVAVLHDLNQAARYADHLVAMRDGAVVAAGPPREILTADLVRAVFGLDCVVVPCPVTGAPLVVPALTHTSAAPPAPADSPARPAAPASPVAPAPPSALATPEASPVPAAAPVPPAPAPAGSSVGDA, encoded by the coding sequence ATGCTGTCCACCCGCGACCTGGTCGTCGGCTACGACGGCCGGACCGTGCTGGACGGGCTGGACCTCGACCTGCCCGCCGACGCGTTCACCGTCATCGTCGGGCCGAACGCCTGCGGCAAGTCCACCCTGCTGCGCACCATGGCCCGGCTGCTCGCCCCACGTCGCGGCGCCGTGCTGCTCGACGGTACGGCGATCCGCGACCTGCCCACCCGCGAGGTGGCCCGGCGCCTCGGCGTGCTGCCGCAGAGCCCGCTGGTGCCCGAGGGGATCACCGTGGCGGACCTGGTCGGCCGCGGCCGGCAGCCGTACCAGCGGTGGTGGCGGCAGTGGTCCCCGGACGACAGCCGGGCCGTCGAGCGGGCCATGGCCCTCGCCGACGTCGCCGGGCTCGCCGACCGGGCGGTGGACACCCTCTCCGGCGGGCAGCGGCAGCGGGTCTGGATCGCGATGACCCTCGCCCAGGACACCGAGGCGCTGCTGCTGGACGAGCCGACCACCTTCCTCGACCTCGCCCACCAGGTGGAGGTGCTGGACCTGCTGCACCGGCTGCGGGCCGAGCGTGGCCGGACCGTGGTCGCCGTGCTGCACGATCTCAACCAGGCCGCCCGGTACGCCGACCACCTGGTCGCCATGCGGGACGGCGCGGTGGTGGCGGCCGGGCCCCCGCGCGAGATCCTCACCGCCGACCTGGTCCGGGCGGTCTTCGGGCTCGACTGCGTGGTCGTGCCCTGCCCGGTCACCGGCGCCCCCCTCGTCGTGCCCGCCCTCACCCACACCTCGGCGGCCCCGCCCGCCCCGGCCGATTCTCCGGCCCGGCCTGCTGCTCCGGCTTCGCCTGTTGCGCCGGCCCCTCCTTCCGCCCTGGCCACCCCGGAGGCTTCCCCGGTTCCGGCTGCCGCGCCGGTCCCCCCTGCTCCGGCCCCGGCCGGCTCCTCCGTCGGCGACGCCTGA